The following proteins are co-located in the Engraulis encrasicolus isolate BLACKSEA-1 chromosome 2, IST_EnEncr_1.0, whole genome shotgun sequence genome:
- the LOC134468282 gene encoding ATP-binding cassette sub-family C member 12-like — protein MRFQRSKLILSAIGALLLQTLLAIGPDIDIYKTDILQTDIKSKTGQSVLVHLILGYVESEEGRSVGFSVGLCLALLATESARLFLLSLLWAANIHMAIRMKGAFSMLAFRKITRIRALTTVSVGEVINVLTVDSYRMYSAFVFGPFLFVVPSLLLACAAFACYILGYSALIGVAVYLAFLPIQVGFGKIIKFFQCKVVKETDSRVRTMNELLTCIKLIKMYAWEEFFCKKISDIRKQEESLLQCVGYVQSMNTSNVIITPALATIFTFTIHTLLGLPLLPSTAFTIIAVFNSMRFCLGLLPFGVKALAEGLISIGRLKRMLLLRNPEAYVEQGRGLDAAVIMEDASFSWTPPTHTSHTHTSNSTHTSNTHTSKGTHTSKGTHTSNTHTFDTHTSNTHTFDTHTSKGTHTSNTHTFNTHTSNGTHTSHDTHTSNTHISEHTDMSNTNSSSTHTSSDSSHDTQTSGDSLALRHLSFTLSKGHLLGVCGNVGSGKSSLISSILEQMHLHQGRVCVEGSLAYVSQQAWIFHGTVRDNILMGEAFDQHRYDEVIRACSLQPDLATLPHGDQTEIGERGINLSGGQKQRISVARAVYSGRDIYLLDDPLSAVDAHVGKHIFQECIKKSLRGRSVILVTHQLQYLQFCDEVLLLEDGEIKEAGPHSSLLKANGRYAQLIANYHMEHTQENLTAGCESGRESHRSLTSDQCWEQNEEAAADSFSDETPQPIGDKSVKNGILNTAFNMMDEGKDGQSVEERPVKTENQLVKQEAAQEGSVTWRTYKQYCNAAGGFFPLSLVFLGFMLLVGTTAFSDWWLSYWLHQGSGDTTTGHLMSGGNVTAGSITDNPALDYYQRVYGFTILPMLMVSVLRAYSYTQVTLRASSKLHNAMFDKILFSPMSFFDTTPTGRLVNRFSKDQEELDGGLPLKMEVFLQCGLIITSILITIVAVFPMMLLVVALLGLMLTLFLYIFQRGIRVLKREENVSRSPWISLTTSVIQGLSTIHAYDKRDQYIHMFRDMTDTNSNLYLLWNSSTRLLCNFVGLQSALNIFIVALFTMLTPNDTINASMKGLALTYTINLTKSLAYSIQQSSEVEAKFTSVERLLEYITGCVSEAARLVKGVCLPEGWPQQGQINFRDYSMRYRDDTPIILKQMNLSIRAREKLGIVGRTGSGKSSLGVALFRLCEPAGGAVVIDGVDCSSVGLQQLRSQLSIIPQDPTLFTGTVRYNLDPFDKYSDEQIWLALENTYMKQSIARLPERLQAPVVENGENFSVGERQLMCMARALLRNSRIILLDEATASIDSETDSLVQQTIREAFRDCTVLTIAHRLNTVLHSDRILVMDNGQVAELDSPEVLMQRPDSLFSSLLSAANQVET, from the exons ATGAGGTTCCAGAGGAGCAAGCTCATCCTCAGCGCCATCGGAGCACTCCTCCTGCAGACCCTGCTCGCCATCGGGCCC gacatagacatatacaagactgacattttacagactgacataaagtccaagacaggacag tctgTGCTGGTGCATCTGATCCTGGGTTATGTGGAGTCTGAGGAGGGCAGGTCGGTGGGCTTCAGCGTGGGCCTGTGTCTGGCTCTCCTGGCGACGGAGTCCGCTAGGCTCTTCTTGCTGTCCCTGTTGTGGGCCGCCAACATCCACATGGCCATACGCATGAAAGGAGCCTTCAGCATGCTGGCCTTTCGCAAGATCACCCGCATACGAGCCCTCACTACCGTCTCAGTGGGAGAG GTGATCAACGTGCTGACGGTGGACAGCTATCGCATGTACTCTGCGTTTGTGTTTGGGCCGTTTCTCTTTGTGGTCCCTTCTCTGCTGCTGGCCTGTGCAGCCTTCGCCTGTTACATACTGGGGTACTCCGCACTCATAGGGGTCGCTGTTTACCTGGCCTTCCTGCCTATACAG GTCGGCTTTGGCAAGATCATCAAGTTTTTCCAATGTAAGGTTGTCAAGGAAACCGATAGCCGCGTGCGCACCATGAACGAGCTGCTGACCTGTATCAAACTCATCAAGATGTACGCCTGGGAAGAGTTCTTCTGCAAGAAGatctccg atatccGCAAACAGGAGGAGAGTCTGTTGCAGTGTGTTGGTTATGTGCAGAGCATGAACACCTCCAACGTCATCATCACCCCTGCGCTGGCCACCATCTTTACCTTCACCATACACACTCTGCTGGGCCTGCCGCTGCTCCCCTCcacg gccttTACCATTATTGCAGTATTCAACTCCATGCGGTTCTGTCTGGGTCTTTTGCCCTTCGGTGTCAAGGCTCTTGCTGAAGGCCTCATCTCCATTGGACGACTCAAG agGATGCTGCTGCTGAGGAACCCTGAGGCGTACGTGGAGCAGGGGAGAGGCCTGGACGCCGCTGTCATCATGGAGGACGCATCCTTCTCCTggacaccaccaacacacacctcccacacacacacctccaatagcacacacacctccaacacacacacctccaagggcacacacacctcaaagggcacacacacctccaacacaCATACCTtcgacacacacacctccaacacaCATACCTtcgacacacacacctccaagggcacacacacctccaacacacataccttcaacacacacacctccaatggcacacacacttcccatgacacacacacctccaacacacacatctCTGAACACACAGACATGTCTAACACCAACAGCTCcagcacacacacctccagtgaCTCAAGCCACGACACACAGACATCGGGGGACAGCCTCGCCCTGAGACACCTCAGCTTCACCCTGTCCAAG GGGCATCTGCTGGGAGTGTGTGGGAATGTCGGCAGTGGGAAAAGCTCCCTCATCAGCAGCATCCTGGAACAG atGCACCTGCATCAgggtcgtgtgtgtgtagagggcagTCTGGCGTACGTCTCTCAGCAAGCCTGGATCTTCCACGGAACCGTCAGAGACAACATCCTCATGGGAGAAGCCTTCGACcaacacag gtatgaTGAGGTCATCAGAGCCTGCTCTCTTCAGCCAGATTTGGCCACACTGCCCCACGGTGATCAGACTGAG ATAGGAGAGCGTGGTATAAACCTGTCGGGGGGGCAGAAGCAGCGCATCAGCGTGGCCCGCGCAGTGTACTCGGGACGGGACATCTACCTCCTGGACGACCCTCTTTCTGCCGTGGACGCCCATGTGGGGAAGCACATCTTCCAGGAGTGCATCAAGAAGAGTCTCAGAGGCAGATCAGTCATCCTAGTCACACACcagctacag TATCTGCAGTTCTGTGACGAGGTGTTGCTATTGGAGGATGGAGAAATCAAGGAGGCGGGGCCACATTCTTCCCTCTTGAAGGCTAACGGTCGCTACGCTCAGCTCATCGCTAACTACCACATGGAGCACACACAG GAAAATCTGACAGCAGGCTGTGAAAGTGGTCGGGAGAGTCACCGTTCACTTACTAGTgaccagtgttgg GAGCAGAATGAGGAGGCTGCAGCTGATTCGTTCTCAGATGAAACTCCACAGCCAATAGGGGATAAGTCTGTCAAGAATGGAATCTTAAACACTG CCTTTAACATGATGGATGAAGGGAAGGATGGACAAAGCGTGGAGGAACGTCCTGTCAAGACAG agaatcAGTTGGTTAAACAGGAAGCTGCTCAAGAGGGATCAGTAACGTGGAGGACGTACAAACAGTACTGCAACGCTGCAGGAg GCTTTTTCCCGCTGTCGTTGGTGTTTCTGGGGTTCATGCTGCTTGTGGGGACGACGGCCTTCAGCGACTGGTGGCTCAGCTACTGGCTACACCAGGGATCAggg gatACCACAACGGGACACCTCATGAGTGGTGGTAACGTGACTGCTGGCAGCATCACAGACAACCCTGCCCTTGACTACTACCAGCGTGTGTACGGCTTCACCATACTGCCCATGCTGATGGTCAGCGTCCTCAGGGCATACTCCTACACACAGGTCACGCTGCGCGCCTCCTCCAAGCTACACAATGCCATGTTTGACAAG aTCTTGTTCAGTCCGATGAGCTTCTTCGACACCACCCCCACCGGCCGTCTGGTGAACCGCTTCTCTAAGGACCAAGAGGAGCTGGACGGGGGGCTGCCCCTCAAGATGGAGGTCTTCCTCCAGTGCGGTCTGATCATCACCTCCATCCTCATCACCATCGTAGCCGTCTTCCCAATGATGCTCCTCGTCGTTGCCCTCCTAGGCCTCAtgctcacactctttctcta taTTTTCCAGAGGGGCATCCGTGTGCTGAAGCGGGAGGAGAATGTGAGCCGCTCTCCCTGGATCTCTTTGACCACCTCTGTCATACAAGGCCTCAGCACCATACACGCCTACGACAAGAGGGACCAGTACATACACAT gttcaGGGACATGACAGACACCAACTCCAACCTCTACCTCTTGTGGAACTCCAGTACACGGCTGCTGTGCAACTTCGTGGGCTTGCAGTCGGCCCTCAACATCTTCATAGTGGCGCTGTTCACCATGCTCACGCCCAACGACACCATTAACGCCTCTATGAAGGGTTTAGCCCTCACTTACACTATTAAT CTAACCAAGTCGTTGGCGTATTCGATACAGCAATCTTCGGAGGTGGAAGCCAAATTCACATCTGTGGAGAGACTGCTGGAGTACATCacg gGGTGTGTGTCGGAGGCTGCGAGGCTTGTGAAGGGGGTGTGTCTTCCAGAGGGTTGGCCTCAGCAGGGACAAATCAACTTCCGTGACTACAGCATGCGTTACCGTGACGACACGCCCATCATCCTCAAGCAGATGAACCTGTCAATCAGGGCCAGAGAGAAGCTCGGCATCGTGGGACGCACCGGATCTG gcaagtCGTCTCTTGGCGTGGCCCTGTTCCGGCTGTGTGAGCCTGCAGGGGGAGCTGTGGTGATTGACGGTGTGGACTGCAGCAGCGTCGGCCTCCAGCAGCTCAGGAGCCAGCTGTCAATCATCCCTCAGGACCCCACGCTCTTCACTGGCACTGTCag gtATAATCTGGACCCCTTTGACAAGTACAGCGATGAGCAGATCTGGTTGGCTCTGGAGAACACCTACATGAAGCAATCG attGCCAGACTGCCAGAGCGGTTGCAGGCTCCAGTGGTGGAGAATGGAGAGAACTTTTCAGTGGGGGAGAGACAACTCATGTGCATGGCCAGAGC